TCCGTGGCCTCTACCGTGATGGTATCGCCGGGCTGGCCGGCTTCCAGGTAGTCGATGGTGACGGTGAGGCCCACGCTCTGGCGGCCGTGGGTATTGCAGGCGATGGAAAACGCCGTGTCGGCCGCCGCAAACGTGACGCCGCCGTGCACCATGCCGAAGCCGTTGAGCATTTCGGGGCGCACCGGCAGGCGTAGGCGGCAGTAGCCGGGCCGCACTTCCTCCACGATGACCCCAAGCCACGCGCTGAACGGGTCGCGGGCAGTAAGCCACTGTTGCACAGCGTAGTGGGGCTGGGTAGCCGGGTTTTCGGAAGCACTCATGCGGAAAGAAATAGCTGGTGGGCGGTGGCTAGCCGGCGCAGCAGCACGCTGGCGCGGTAGCGGTCCTCGTGGTAGTCGTGGTAGAGGCCGTCGAGGGTAGCCAGCACCTGGGCCGGGCCCAGCTCGTCGGCCCAGGCCAGCAGGCCCTGGGGGTAGTTGACGCCGGTAGTCATGGCTAGCTCCAGGTCGGCGGCCGAGGCCACGCGCAGGTGCAGCGCCTCGGCCGCCTCGTTGATGAGCATGGCCACTACCCGCTGCACAATGCGCTGGCCCAGCGCGGGGTCGCGGGTGGGCGCGGGCTGGCTAGCCCCCGGCGCGTAGTCGTAGAAGCCGCGCCCAGCCTTGCGCCCGTAGTAACCGGCCTCAAACAGGCGCCGCTGGGTGAACGACGGCCGGTAGCGCGGGTCGTAGAAAAAGGCCGTAAATACCGATTCGGTAACCCGGTAATTAACGTCGTGGCCGATAAAGTCCATCAGCGCAAACGGCCCCATGCGGAAGCCGCCCAGCTCGGTCAGCGCCCAGTCGATGGTGGCAATGTCGGCGATGCCCTCCTCCAGAATCCGGATGGCCTCGCCGTAGAAAGGCCTCGCCACGCGGTTCACGATGAAGCCGGGCGTATCCTGGGCCAGCACCGGGCGCTTGCCCCAGCCGGCTACCAGGTCTCTTATCTCGTTGGCTAGCCCGGCGCGGGTTTGCACGGCCGGAATAATCTCGACCAGCTGCATGAGCGGCGCCGGGTTGAAAAAATGAATGCCGACAAAGCGCTCGGGCCGCTGGCAGGCCGCCGCGATGGAGGTAATGGAGAGCGACGAGGTATTGCTGGCCAGCACGCAGCCGGCCGATACTATGGCTTCTACCTGCTTGAAAGCCTGCTGCTTCACGGCCAGGTCTTCCACAATGGCTTCGATAACCAGGCCGCAATCGGCAAAGGCGGCCATGCTGGCCGTGGGGTGCAGCCGGGCAATGGCTGCTTCGGCCGCTTCGGTGGTCAGCTTGCCTTTTTCGGCCAGCTTGTGCAGGCTGGCGCCGATGCTAGCCGTGGCGTTGGAGAGGGCCGCGGCGTTCTGGTCGAGCAGGCGCACCTGGTGGCCCGCCGTGGCTACTACCTGCGCAATGCCCGCGCCCATCGCGCCGCTGCCGATGATTCCGATGGTTATCATTTATTGACCGGTGAAGGTAGGTTGGCGCTTTTCCAGAAACGCCGCTACGCCCTCGCGGTAATCGGTGGTGTGGCCGGCCCGCAGCTGGTAGTCGCCCTCGGCGCGCAGCTGCTGGGCCACGTCGTTGCCAAAAGAGCTATTGAGCAGCTGCTTGGTATAGGCCAGGCCCTTGGTGGGCAGGCTGGCCATTTTACGGGCTAGCGCCGCCACTTCCTGGTCGAAAGCTTCGTCGGCGAAGGCCTTGTAAATCATACCCATCTGCACGGCTTCGGTCGCGCTCACCTTATCGCCGGTGAGCATCAGCGCGCTAGCGCGCTGCAACCCCACGAGGCGGGGCAGGAAGTAGGTGCCGCCGCTGTCGGGGACCAGGCCTATCTTGCTGAAAGCTTGGATGAAGGCTGCCGACTCCTTGGCCACTACCAGGTCGCAGGCCAGGGCCAGGTTGGCGCCCGCGCCGGCTGCCACGCCGTTCACGGCGGCAATTACGGGTTTCTCCAACTCCCTGATGAGCAAGACAATCGGGTTGTAGTGCTTTTCCACAATCTCCGACACGTCGGGCGCATTCGGCCCCGTTATCTCGGCTAGGTCCTGCCCGGCGCAGAAGGCGCGGCCGGTACCCGTGAGCACCACGGCCCGCACGCTGGCAGCGGCCTGGCACTCGCGCAGCCGCTGCTGCAAGGCTAGCGCCAGCGGTTTGTTGATGCTGTTGAAAACGTCGGGGCGGTTGAGGCGGATGGTAGCCACCCCATCGGCGAGGGTGAACTGCAGGGCGGTGTCAGACATGGGAGGGAGGAGTAGTAAGGGGAGCACCTCACCCCCTAGCCCCCCACTTTTTTGGAGAGTGGGCTAGGGGGCGAGGTTAACTAGGCGTGACATTTGAAATAATCGAACGGCTCGCGGCAGTCGTCGCACTGATACAGCGCCTTACAGGCCGTGGAGCCGAATTGACTCACCAAATGCGTGTGCGCCGACTTGCAGCGCGGGCAGCGCACGGCCGTATCCTGGCCAAACAGGTTGAGGACGTGGCCGGTGGCTGTGCCGTCGATAGGCGGCGCAATGCCGTACTCTTCCAGCTTGGCGCGGCCGGCCGCGCTCATCCAGTCGGTGGTCCAGGCGGGGCTGAGCTGGTTCTTAATGGTTAGGTTGTTGTAGCCCTCGGCCAGCAGCCGCAGCCGGATGTCGGTGGCGATGGCGCTCATGGCCGGGCAGCCCGAATACGTGGGCGTGATGGTAACCGTGACGTGCCCGCCCTCCACCGCCACGGCACGCACAATGCCCAGGTCCAGGATGCTGAGCACCGGCACTTCGGGGTCGCTCACCTCTTCCAGCAATTGCCAGATGCGGGCTTCCGTGGGGGCTGGGGCAGAGTCGGTTACCACGTCAGGCCGGGGTAGGTGCGTTGGAGGTACTGCAATTCGGCGAGCAGGTAGCCGAGATGCTCGGAGTGGCGGCCCGTTTTGCCGCCTAGCTGCGGGAAGGGAGTAGCAGGCGGTGGCACCGTGGCTTCGGCCAGCACGTGCGCGGTATGGGCCTGCATGGCGGGCAGCAGCGCGGCGTAATCAGGCACGAGGCCGATTTCCTGCAAAGCCGTTTCGGTGGCCGTGGGCGTCGTCAGCTCGCCCGCGAAGCGCCAGAGCGTGGCAATCGCCTTATTGAGCCGCTGCTGGCTTTCGGGCGTGCCGTCGCCGAGGCGAATTAGCCACTCCGAGCTCCATTTGAGGTGGTAAGCGGCTTCCTTAACCGATTTTTCGGCGATGGCGGCCAGCCGGACGTCGGGGCCTGCCTGCAGGCCTTTAAGGAGTTGATAATGAAAATTATCGAACAGAAACTGCCGCACGATGGTGTGGGCAAAGTCGCCGTTGGGCTGCTCGACCAGCAGCGGGTTGCGGTACTCCACGGCCGGGCGCAGGTAGGCCAGGTCGTCTTCGGTGCGGCCCCGGCCCTCCAGCTCAGCGGCGTACTGGTAGTAGCTGCGGGCCTCGCCCAGCAGGTCGAGGGCGATGTTGGCCAGCGCCAAATCCTGCTCCAGCACGGGTCCGTGGCCGCACCACTCCGAGAGGCGATGCGCCAGAATGAGGCTGGCGTCGGCCAGCTGCAACACGAACGGAAACAGCGGGCTGGCGGTGGCGGTAGGGGCGGCGGTTAGTTCAGGCTGGGTGGGAAGCATAAGCCGCAGGTTTACATGTGTTTGATGGAGTCCGGCACGTTGTAAAACGTAGGGTGCCGGTACACTTTATCGCTGGCCGGGTCGAAAAACTCGGCCGCCTCGTCGGGGTTAGAGGCGTGGATGTGAGTCGATTCGACTACCCAGATGCTCACGCCTTCGAGGCGGCGGGTGTACACGTCGCGGGCGTTTTGCATGGCCATTGCCGCGTCGGCGGCGTGCAGGCTACCCACATGCTTGTGGTCGAGCCCCTGCTTGCTGCGGATAAAGACTTCCCACAGAGGCCATTCGGAGTTATTCATTGGTGATTTACTTTCTGGCAAACCTAGCGGGGCACCTCAGGCACCCCGCTAGGTTCATTGGTTATTAAGCCGCTGCGGCTTCGCGGGTTCTGCGCTTGGCGGCGTGGGCCAGGGCGGCCTCGCGCACCCAGGCGCCTTCCTCGTGGGCCTGCACGCGGGCTTGCAGGCGCTCGTGGTTGCAGAGGCCGTTGCCTTTTACCACCGCCCAAAACTCGTCCCAGTTTACCTCGCCAAAGTCGTAGGCCTGGCGCGCCGCGTTCCAGTTTACTTTCTCGTCGGGCACGGTCAAACCCAGAAACTCGGCCTGGGGCACCATCATATCTACGAATTTCTGGCGCAGCTCGTCGTTGGTGAAGCGCTTGATGCGCCACTTCATACTCTGCTCAGTATTAGGTGATTCTGAGTCTTTGGGGCCAAACATCATCAGCGTGGGCCACCACCAGCGGTTAAGGGCTTCCTGAGCCATCTCCTTTTGCACCGGCGCGCCCTCGCAGAGGGTCTGCATAATCTCGAAGCCCTGGCGCTGGTGAAAGCTTTCCTCCTTGCACACGCGCACCATGGCGCGGGCGTAGGGGCCATACGAAGTGCGGCACAGCGGCACCTGGTTGAGGATGGCGGCGCCGTCCACGAGCCAGCCCACGCAGCCCATGTCGGCCCAGCTCAGGGTGGGGTAATTAAAAATGCTGCTGTACTTGGCCTTGCCCGAGTGCAGGTCGGCCAGCATCTGCTCGCGCGAGGTGCCCAGCGTTTCGGCGGCGCTGTAGAGGTAGAGGCCGTGGCCCGCCTCGTCCTGCACCTTGGCCAGCAAGATGGCCTTGCGCTTGAGCGAGGGCGCCCGCGTTATCCAGTTGCCTTCGGGCAGCATGCCCACCAGCTCGGAGTGCGCGTGCTGCGAAATCTGGCGGATGAGCGTTTTGCGGTACGCCTCGGGCATCCAGTCTTTGGGCTCGATGCGGAGGTCGGCGTCGATGCGCGCCTGAAACTGTTCTTCGGGAGAGAGGGCTAGCGGTTCCATGGGCAGACAACGAAAACTAACAAGTGTTAGTTTTAGGTAAAGCAAAAGTAAGGAAAACTTCTTTCTGATTTCCCGTCATGCTGCCTGCGTCGGCCTGACGAGCGAGTATTTTTACTGGTCAAAATCTACCGTCACTTCCGGCGACGTGGGCCGGGCCTGGCAGGTGAGGACGTAGCCTTTGGCTGTTTCGGCTTCTGAGAGCGAGTAGTTTACGTCCATTGCGGCGGTACCCCCGGTAACGCGGCCCAGGCAGGTGCTGCACATGCCGTTTTTGCACGAGTAGGGCGCGTCGATGCCGGCGGCCAGGGCGGCATCGAGCACCGTATCGCCGTAGTACGACATATCGAGGCGGTAGGCGCGGCCGTCGAGGCGCACGGTCACCTGGCTTTTCTGGTCGTCTTCGCCCAGCGGGCGGGGTGGGGCGGCCGCTTTACCAGCGCCGCCGGCCGAGGCAAACAGCTCGAAGTGAATTTTCGCCGGTGCCACGCCGGCTTCGGTCAGCGCCTGGCGCACGCCGTGTATCATCTCTTCGGGGCCGCAGATAAACGCTTCGTCGAGGCTAGCGGCCGGGATGAGCTGGCGCAGCAGCTGCGCGGTTTTGGCTTGGTCGATGCGGCCGTAAAACAGGTCGCTCTCGCCCTGCTCGCGGCTCAGAATGTGGTACACGCTCAACCGGCCCAGGAATTTATTCTTCAGACCTTCAAGCTGTTCCTTGAAAATAATCGAGTTGCGCCCCCGGTTGCCGTACACCAAATACACGTGGCTGCCCGGCTCGGTGAGCAGCACCGTGCGCGCAATGCTCAGGATGGGCGTGATGCCGCTGCCGGCCGCAAACAGCGCGTAGCGCTTGGCCTGGCTAGGGTGCAGGGTGGGCGTGAAGCGCCCCTGCGGCGGCAGCACATCGAGCACGTCGCCGGGGCGCAGCCCGTCGTCCACGGCTAGGGTCGAGAAGCGGCCACCGGGCACTTTCTTAATGGCCACGCGCCATTCGTCATCGAGCGGGCTGCTGGAAATCGAGTAGCTGCGGCGCAGCTCCTCGCCCCCGTGCTCGCGGCGCAGCGTCAGGTACTGGCCCGGCTGGTAGCGGAAGGTTTCGCGCAGCGCGGCCGGCACCTCGAAGGTCAGCGACACGCAGTCGGGCGTTTCGCGGGTGATGCTCTTGATTTTTAAGGAATGGAACCGGCTCATTTACTTGCAAATAACGTCTGTCATGCTGACGAAGGAAGCATCTTGTCAGGTTTGTGCGAATGCGCAGCTCTTACTCGTATTGCTGCCCTGACAAGATGCTTCCTTCGTCAGCATGACAGACGTTATTTTAGGACTGCCTCATTCTATTTACTTCAGCTCGCGCAGGTCCTGCACGCGGTTCAGCTTGCCGCCCTCGCTGCGCGGTAGCTGGCCGCTGCCCAGCAGGTTCACGCGCATGGTCAAGCCAATGTTATCCTTAATTTTCTTGGCAAACTGGCCCTGAAGCTGGCGCAGGCTGTCGTGCTGCTGCACGTGCTCGGCGGTGAGCGGGGCCGTGGCTAGCCCCAGTTCGCGTAGTAAGGGCCCGGCCACTTCCACGTTCACCTCTACCTCGTCGAGGCTGCCGCGCCGGGTGGCTACTACCTGGTAGTAAGTACTCGCGTGGGCTAGCCCGCTGATAATATCCTCGACCTGCGTAGGGAAAAAATTGACCCCGCGAATGATGAGCATATCGTCGGCCCGACCCCTAATCGGGCCCATTTTCACGTGGGTGCGCTTCACCGAGTGGTCGTAGTAGATGTTGGTGATGTCGCCCGTCCAGTAGCGCAAGATGGGCATGGCCTTTTTAGTCAGCGTGCTGAAAACCAGTACGCCCAGCTCGCCCTCGGGCACGGGCTCGCCGGTGTCTTTGTCCACTACTTCGGGGTAAAAGTGGTCTTCCCAGATGTAGCTGCCAGTGCCGCGCTCGTCCACGTCTTCCTGCGAAATGCCGGGGCCGAGGATTTCGCTCAGGCCGTAGATATTGGTGGCGGCCACGCGCAGGCCGTCCTGCACCTGCGTCCGGATGGCCTCGCTCCAGGGCTCGGCCCCGAGCACGGCTAGCTGCAGGTTGATAGCCTCCGGGGCGATGCCGCGCCGCTGTATTTCCTCGGCTAAAACCTGGGCGTAGGAGGGCGTGGCGCAAATGATTTCGGGCCGAAAATCCTGGAGCAATTGCAGCTGCCGGTCGGTGCTGCCGCCCGATACCGGAATGACCGTGAGGCCCAGCCGCTCGGCGCCGTAGTGCAGGCCCAGCCCGCCCGTAAAAAGGCCGTAGCCATAGGCATTCTGCACTTTCATGCCCGGCCGGCAGCCGGCGGCTACCAGCGAGCGGGCCACTACTTCGGAAAAAATAGCGAGGTCGCCGGCCGTGTAGCCGACCACCGTGGCCTTGCCCGTGGTGCCGCTGGAGCAGTGCAGCCGCGCCACCTCCGTTTCGGGCACTGCGAAAAGGCCGAAAGGATAATTATCCCGAAAATCGGCCTTCTTGATAAAGCCCAGCTTAGTTAAGTCTTCCAGCCCGCGAAACGTGGCGGGGTTGATACCCGCCTCGGCAAACTTGCGCTGGTAGAACGGCACGCGCTCATGCAGGTAGGCCACCTGCTCCTTGAGGCGGGTATTTTGCAGGGCGCGCAGCTTAGGCAGCGGCAGCTGTTCGATATCAGGATTGAAGAGCATGGCGGGGCTGGGGTGGGAGTGGTAGCCAGATTAACGCCGCAAAACTAACAAACGTTTGTTGTTGCCCAGTGCAAAAAATACAAGCTAGCCAACCGGTAGGGTAAATAGCCTCCGGCCCGGCTAGCCTGGCGCAATACTCTATATCTTCAACAGTTCCGCTTCCTTGTGCCCGGCCAGCTGCTGCCACAGCAAAATCAGCACGGCCTGCGTGGTATACTCAATATTCGTCTGGCGGCCACGGTCGATGTTAATTTGCCGGCTCACGGTGCCGGCCGGGGTGGCGCAGGCAATGCAGATGGTGCCCACCGGCTTAAGGGGCGTGCCGCCGCCGGGGCCGGCAATGCCGCTGGTGGCCAGAGCTACATCGCAGCCCAGGCGGGCGCGGGCGCCCTCGGCCATCTCGCGCACGGTGGGCTCGCTCACGGCGCCGTGCTGGCCCAGGGTTTCCGCGTTTACGCCCAGCAGGCTTTCCTTGAGGTCGTTATCGTAGGCTACCACGCTGCCCCGGAAGTAGGCCGAACTGCCGGGCACGCTGGTAATGCGCTGGGCCACGGCGCCGCCGGTGCAGCTCTCGGCGGTGCCGAGCTGCCAGTTCTTGGCTTTTAGGAGTTGGCCAATCACCACTTCGAGCGGCGAGTCTTCCTCAGCAAAAATGTACTCGCCGATGCGCTCGCGCAGGGCGGGCAGCAGGGCTAGCATGCGGCCGCGCAGGTCGGCTTGGCCATCGGCGGTGCCGGTGAGGCGCAGGCGCACGCTGCCCAGGCTGGGCAGGTAGGCCAGTTTTACGTTGGGCGGCAGGGCATTTTCCCAGTCTTTAATTTTCTCGGCCAGAAACGACTCGCCCAGGCCGGCGGTCATCACCACCACGTGCTCGATGGGGGCTAGTTGAAACTTCTCTTGCAGCTTGGGCAGCACCTGGTCCGTCATCAGGCGCTTCATCTCGAAAGGCACGCCGGGCATGCTGATAAACACTGTGCCGCCATCCTCAATCCACATGCCGGGCGCGGTGCCCACGGCGTTGTGCAGCACCTCGGTGCCTTCGGGCACCATGGCCTGCTGGCGGTTCACGTCGAGCATCGGCCGGTTGAAACGCCGGAAAATTTCCTCCACGTGGCGCAGCGTGGGCGCATGCTCCACCAGCTCGCGGCCAAAGTAGCGGGCTAGCACGTGCTTGGTCAGGTCGTCTTTGGTGGGGCCGAGGCCGCCGGTCGTCAGGATGACTTTGGCGCGCTGGCGGGCCTGGTCGAGGGCGGCCACTATCTCATCGGCGCGGTCGCTCACGCTCGTTATCTGGCGCACGCGCAGGCCTAGCCGGCCTAGCTGCTGGCCCATGAAGGCCGAGTTGGTATCCACGACCTGCCCGTAGAGCAGCTCGTCGCCGATTGTCATAATTTCAACGTCCATCGAAAAGCAATAGAATAGTTTGGCAAGGTTTTGTAAAGACCTTTGCGGCGGGGTGCTTGCAGGACAGCTATACGAGCCGTCGGGTTTTGCGCCTCCCCTTTTTTCTTTTTTGCCCGATGAAAAATCTACTTCTGGCGCTGGCCCTGTGCAGCGCCGCCCCGGCCCTGGCCCAGACTACCAAAAAAGCCACGACTACCAGGAAAACCACCGTCGTGAAGAAAGCGCCGGTAAAAGCCGCCACGCCCGCCAAGAAAACCACCACGACTATTAAACCCACGGCGGCCGCCACCCCGGCCCCCGCGCCCGTGGCCCCACTCACCGAGGCCGAGGCTGCCAGCGGCCTGCGCGAAGCCCTCACCACCGGCATTACCAAAGCCGTGGGCTTTGCTTCCGAGCCCGATGGCTTCAACCTGAATGATGATATCCGCATTCAGTTTCCGCCCGATGCGCAGCTGGTGGCCACCACGCTCGGGGCGCTGCCGCTGGGCAAGCAGGCCGTAGAGCAGGCCACCAGCCTGATGAACCGCGCCGCCGAAGCGGCCTCGCCCGCCGCCAAGGCCATTTTTCTGAATGCCTTGCAGCAGCTCACGCTCAGCGATGCGCTCTCACTCGTGACCAGCGGCAGCAAAGACGCCGCCACCCAGCTGCTGCGCAAAAACTCGGAAGCCGCCCTCAACGCCGCCCTGCGCCCGAGCATCGTGCAGAGCCTCGACCAAGTGGGGGCCAACGCGGCCTACGCCAAGCTCATTGAGCGCTACAACAAGATTCCGCTCATGACGCCGGCCAGCACCAACCTCACC
The genomic region above belongs to Hymenobacter sp. BRD128 and contains:
- the paaC gene encoding 1,2-phenylacetyl-CoA epoxidase subunit PaaC, which encodes MLPTQPELTAAPTATASPLFPFVLQLADASLILAHRLSEWCGHGPVLEQDLALANIALDLLGEARSYYQYAAELEGRGRTEDDLAYLRPAVEYRNPLLVEQPNGDFAHTIVRQFLFDNFHYQLLKGLQAGPDVRLAAIAEKSVKEAAYHLKWSSEWLIRLGDGTPESQQRLNKAIATLWRFAGELTTPTATETALQEIGLVPDYAALLPAMQAHTAHVLAEATVPPPATPFPQLGGKTGRHSEHLGYLLAELQYLQRTYPGLTW
- a CDS encoding DUF4197 domain-containing protein is translated as MKNLLLALALCSAAPALAQTTKKATTTRKTTVVKKAPVKAATPAKKTTTTIKPTAAATPAPAPVAPLTEAEAASGLREALTTGITKAVGFASEPDGFNLNDDIRIQFPPDAQLVATTLGALPLGKQAVEQATSLMNRAAEAASPAAKAIFLNALQQLTLSDALSLVTSGSKDAATQLLRKNSEAALNAALRPSIVQSLDQVGANAAYAKLIERYNKIPLMTPASTNLTDYVTKETVDGLFILLAQQEAKIRQNPAAQSTALLKRVFGGK
- the paaE gene encoding 1,2-phenylacetyl-CoA epoxidase subunit PaaE; protein product: MSRFHSLKIKSITRETPDCVSLTFEVPAALRETFRYQPGQYLTLRREHGGEELRRSYSISSSPLDDEWRVAIKKVPGGRFSTLAVDDGLRPGDVLDVLPPQGRFTPTLHPSQAKRYALFAAGSGITPILSIARTVLLTEPGSHVYLVYGNRGRNSIIFKEQLEGLKNKFLGRLSVYHILSREQGESDLFYGRIDQAKTAQLLRQLIPAASLDEAFICGPEEMIHGVRQALTEAGVAPAKIHFELFASAGGAGKAAAPPRPLGEDDQKSQVTVRLDGRAYRLDMSYYGDTVLDAALAAGIDAPYSCKNGMCSTCLGRVTGGTAAMDVNYSLSEAETAKGYVLTCQARPTSPEVTVDFDQ
- a CDS encoding enoyl-CoA hydratase-related protein, whose protein sequence is MSDTALQFTLADGVATIRLNRPDVFNSINKPLALALQQRLRECQAAASVRAVVLTGTGRAFCAGQDLAEITGPNAPDVSEIVEKHYNPIVLLIRELEKPVIAAVNGVAAGAGANLALACDLVVAKESAAFIQAFSKIGLVPDSGGTYFLPRLVGLQRASALMLTGDKVSATEAVQMGMIYKAFADEAFDQEVAALARKMASLPTKGLAYTKQLLNSSFGNDVAQQLRAEGDYQLRAGHTTDYREGVAAFLEKRQPTFTGQ
- the paaA gene encoding 1,2-phenylacetyl-CoA epoxidase subunit PaaA, encoding MEPLALSPEEQFQARIDADLRIEPKDWMPEAYRKTLIRQISQHAHSELVGMLPEGNWITRAPSLKRKAILLAKVQDEAGHGLYLYSAAETLGTSREQMLADLHSGKAKYSSIFNYPTLSWADMGCVGWLVDGAAILNQVPLCRTSYGPYARAMVRVCKEESFHQRQGFEIMQTLCEGAPVQKEMAQEALNRWWWPTLMMFGPKDSESPNTEQSMKWRIKRFTNDELRQKFVDMMVPQAEFLGLTVPDEKVNWNAARQAYDFGEVNWDEFWAVVKGNGLCNHERLQARVQAHEEGAWVREAALAHAAKRRTREAAAA
- a CDS encoding 3-hydroxyacyl-CoA dehydrogenase NAD-binding domain-containing protein, with product MITIGIIGSGAMGAGIAQVVATAGHQVRLLDQNAAALSNATASIGASLHKLAEKGKLTTEAAEAAIARLHPTASMAAFADCGLVIEAIVEDLAVKQQAFKQVEAIVSAGCVLASNTSSLSITSIAAACQRPERFVGIHFFNPAPLMQLVEIIPAVQTRAGLANEIRDLVAGWGKRPVLAQDTPGFIVNRVARPFYGEAIRILEEGIADIATIDWALTELGGFRMGPFALMDFIGHDVNYRVTESVFTAFFYDPRYRPSFTQRRLFEAGYYGRKAGRGFYDYAPGASQPAPTRDPALGQRIVQRVVAMLINEAAEALHLRVASAADLELAMTTGVNYPQGLLAWADELGPAQVLATLDGLYHDYHEDRYRASVLLRRLATAHQLFLSA
- a CDS encoding PaaI family thioesterase — protein: MSASENPATQPHYAVQQWLTARDPFSAWLGVIVEEVRPGYCRLRLPVRPEMLNGFGMVHGGVTFAAADTAFSIACNTHGRQSVGLTVTIDYLEAGQPGDTITVEATEASLKHRVGVYEVNIRNQNGLRLALFKGTAYRTSHENTAA
- the paaD gene encoding 1,2-phenylacetyl-CoA epoxidase subunit PaaD, yielding MVTDSAPAPTEARIWQLLEEVSDPEVPVLSILDLGIVRAVAVEGGHVTVTITPTYSGCPAMSAIATDIRLRLLAEGYNNLTIKNQLSPAWTTDWMSAAGRAKLEEYGIAPPIDGTATGHVLNLFGQDTAVRCPRCKSAHTHLVSQFGSTACKALYQCDDCREPFDYFKCHA
- a CDS encoding competence/damage-inducible protein A, yielding MDVEIMTIGDELLYGQVVDTNSAFMGQQLGRLGLRVRQITSVSDRADEIVAALDQARQRAKVILTTGGLGPTKDDLTKHVLARYFGRELVEHAPTLRHVEEIFRRFNRPMLDVNRQQAMVPEGTEVLHNAVGTAPGMWIEDGGTVFISMPGVPFEMKRLMTDQVLPKLQEKFQLAPIEHVVVMTAGLGESFLAEKIKDWENALPPNVKLAYLPSLGSVRLRLTGTADGQADLRGRMLALLPALRERIGEYIFAEEDSPLEVVIGQLLKAKNWQLGTAESCTGGAVAQRITSVPGSSAYFRGSVVAYDNDLKESLLGVNAETLGQHGAVSEPTVREMAEGARARLGCDVALATSGIAGPGGGTPLKPVGTICIACATPAGTVSRQINIDRGRQTNIEYTTQAVLILLWQQLAGHKEAELLKI
- the paaB gene encoding 1,2-phenylacetyl-CoA epoxidase subunit PaaB — its product is MNNSEWPLWEVFIRSKQGLDHKHVGSLHAADAAMAMQNARDVYTRRLEGVSIWVVESTHIHASNPDEAAEFFDPASDKVYRHPTFYNVPDSIKHM
- a CDS encoding phenylacetate--CoA ligase family protein — translated: MLFNPDIEQLPLPKLRALQNTRLKEQVAYLHERVPFYQRKFAEAGINPATFRGLEDLTKLGFIKKADFRDNYPFGLFAVPETEVARLHCSSGTTGKATVVGYTAGDLAIFSEVVARSLVAAGCRPGMKVQNAYGYGLFTGGLGLHYGAERLGLTVIPVSGGSTDRQLQLLQDFRPEIICATPSYAQVLAEEIQRRGIAPEAINLQLAVLGAEPWSEAIRTQVQDGLRVAATNIYGLSEILGPGISQEDVDERGTGSYIWEDHFYPEVVDKDTGEPVPEGELGVLVFSTLTKKAMPILRYWTGDITNIYYDHSVKRTHVKMGPIRGRADDMLIIRGVNFFPTQVEDIISGLAHASTYYQVVATRRGSLDEVEVNVEVAGPLLRELGLATAPLTAEHVQQHDSLRQLQGQFAKKIKDNIGLTMRVNLLGSGQLPRSEGGKLNRVQDLRELK